A single Anopheles maculipalpis chromosome 3RL, idAnoMacuDA_375_x, whole genome shotgun sequence DNA region contains:
- the LOC126561541 gene encoding patj homolog codes for MHANAKMHLSSDVSNALKHIEIIKQTVEEMEPNKLQLNVSDDLKLVLDLLQDPVFRNIVQIQDSLAELNHQITQHPSILPGDFDIANSGELVLSVPPGTDLFEADYQDEQRVPSAQISPGSPGPGGMLVVTQPKLNQFDHSQLAGAGVGGSMGQAAVTLQQQPLDAQQLLNVSMKLNNEPSLFEVPSIVQDHHHKLHPEQTDQHPLGGPFADSPKSVPETIVAGATPADWSRILDIELVNDGTGLGFGIIGARTTGVTVKTILAGGVADRDGRLKSGDQILQIGDVNLHEMVSEQVASVLRQSGTHVQLVVARPIDPATVATNEYDHSAIVPTVLLANPLKLKQYLADSGFGDIYGVYSITNLDSPGLDNPFGKESPLPDFPETEVFTVELRKDQNGLGITIAGYVCEKEELSGIFVKSVSPGSAADLSGKIQVNDRIIEVDGQSLHGFSNHQAVDVLKQSGHVVKLCLERYLRGPKYDQLQQAIAANEMKPPTPATPPPPLIPTDLSKYGSNILDILPPQALQRTLGTEHELQAEAEEDLDETEIIGGMGGDTSTVLMASHKKLSRAKDSIDTQEYREKIKEATIIGDGSVLEEPNVLMDATNPVAIARHHQNAAVKLRSSLKGAASTVEEVAQEQDPDSAYIVKKWTNILGPEVQIIVANIRKFAASSGLGISLEGTVDVEGGKEVRPHHYIRSILPEGPVGQNGLLRSGDELLEVNGQRLLGMNHLKVVSILKELPQDVCMVCARGDPDLLRFTEEQLISSLEQDAAKRNTQHHHPQLHGSLTPSERLVKAKSDGSLATTNGTGIGGGAGGVGVGDGFSKIKSRSLEPLTGLAMWSSEPQIIELIKGERGLGFSILDYQDPLDPNDTLIVIRSLVPGGVAQLDGRLIPGDRLLFVNDTILENASLDQAVQALKGAPKGVVRIGVAKPLPMQDSSLAGPPPFDEKSLTESGNGAIGSGSGKMLSLAKPDIIME; via the exons ATGCATGCAAACGCGAAGATGCATCTCTCTAGCGATGTCTCGAACGCGCTCAAGCACATCGAAATCATCAAGCAGACGGTCGAAGAGATGGAGCCCAACAAGCTGCAGCTCAATGTAAGCGACGACCTGAAGCTGGTGCTTGATCTGCTGCAGGATCCGGTATTTCGTAACATCGTCCAGATCCAGGATTCGTTGGCCGAGCTGAATCATCAGATCACGCAGCACCCATCGATACTGCCAGGAGACTTTGACATTGCGAACAGTGGCGAACTGGTGCTAAGTGTCCCACCCGGGACGGATCTGTTCGAGGCGGACTATCAGGATGAGCAGCGTGTCCCATCCGCCCAGATTTCTCCCGGAAGTCCCGGTCCGGGGGGTATGCTGGTGGTGACGCAGCCAAAGCTGAATCAGTTCGACCATTCGCAGCTGGCCGGGGCCGGGGTTGGTGGATCGATGGGACAGGCAGCAGTAACCCTACAACAACAGCCCCTGGATGCGCAACAGTTATTGAATGTCTCGATGAAGCTGAACAACGAACCGTCGCTGTTCGAGGTGCCTTCGATTGTTCaa GATCACCATCACAAACTTCATCCGGAGCAAACCGATCAGCATCCTCTCGGAGGACCGTTTGCCGACTCACCGAAATCTGTGCCCGAAACGATCGTTGCTGGTGCTACTCCAGCCGATTGGTCCCGCATTCTCGACATCGAGCTGGTCAACGACGGAACCGGGCTAGGGTTCGGTATTATCGGGGCCCGTACAACAGGTGTTACCGTGAAAACGATACTAGCCGGTGGTGTGGCTGATCGCGACGGTAGACTAAAGAGTGGCGATCAGATTCTACAGATCGGTGATGTTAATCTGCACGAGATGGTGTCGGAGCAAGTTGCCTCCGTGCTGCGCCAGTCCGGAACGCACGTACAGCTCGTGGTAGCTCGACCAATTGATCCGGCCACTGTAGCTACGAACGAGTACGACCATTCCGCCATCGTGCCAACGGTGCTGTTGGCAAACCCTTTGAAACTTAAACAATATCTAGCCGATTCCGGTTTTGGCGATATTTATGGCGTCTACTCGATCACAAACTTAGACAGCCCTGGGTTGGACAATCCGTTCGGCAAGGAAAGCCCACTGCCAGACTTCCCCGAAACGGAAGTGTTTACGGTGGAATTGCGAAAGGATCAGAATGGGCTGGGCATCACGATTGCCGGGTACGTGTGCGAGAAGGAGGAACTGTCGGGAATTTTCGTGAAGAGCGTCTCACCGGGCAGTGCGGCCGATTTGAGCGGCAAGATACAGGTGAACGATCGCATCATCGAGGTGGACGGTCAGTCGCTGCACGGTTTCTCCAACCATCAGGCTGTGGACGTGCTGAAACAGAGCGGGCACGTGGTGAAGCTCTGTCTCGAGCGATATCTACGCGGTCCGAAGTACGATCAGCTCCAGCAAGCGATTGCCGCGAATGAGATGAAACCTCCAACACCggccacaccaccaccaccgctcaTTCCAACCGATCTGTCCAAGTACGGTAGCAACATTCTCGACATTTTGCCTCCTCAGGCACTGCAACGCACTCTGGGAACAGAGCACGAGCTTCAGGCGGAGGCTGAGGAAGACTTGGACGAGACGGAAATTATCGGCGGGATGGGTGGTGATACTTCTACCGTGCTAATGGCTAGCCACAAAAAACTATCCCGTGCGAAAGATTCGATCGATACGCAAGAATATCGGGAAAAGATTAAGGAGGCAACGATCATCGGTGATGGAAGCGTGTTGGAAGAACCGAACGTACTGATGGACGCTACCAACCCGGTGGCAATTGCACGACATCATCAGAATGCTGCGGTGAAGCTGCGTAGTTCGCTAAAGGGTGCTGCTAGCACGGTGGAAGAAGTTGCCCAGGAGCAGGACCCAGACAGTGCGTACATCGTGAAGAAGTGGACCAACATTCTGGGTCCGGAGGTACAGATCATAGTGGCAAACATTCGCAAGTTTGCTGCCTCGAGCGGGTTGGGTATTTCGCTCGAGGGAACGGTCGATGTAGAAGGTGGCAAGGAAGTGCGTCCGCATCACTACATCCGGTCGATCTTGCCGGAGGGACCGGTAGGACAGAATGGACTGTTGCGTTCGGGTGATGAATTGCTCG aggTTAATGGACAACGACTGCTCGGGATGAACCATCTAAAAGTGGTTTCGATCCTGAAGGAGCTACCACAGGACGTGTGTATGGTGTGCGCCCGTGGTGATCCAGACCTGTTGCGCTTTACCGAGGAGCAGCTGATTAGCTCGCTTGAGCAGGACGCCGCCAAACGCAACACTCAGCACCATCATCCCCAATTGCACGGTAGTTTAACACCTTCGGAGCGTTTGGTTAAAGCCAAATCGGACGGTAGTTTGGCGACTACGAACGGTACCGGCATTGGTGGCGGTGCGGGTGGTGTCGGCGTTGGGGAtggattttccaaaatcaaatCACGCAGCCTCGAACCACTAACGGGACTAGCAATGTGGAGCTCGGAGCCACAGATTATCGAACTCATCAAGGGAGAACGTGGACTTGGCTTTTCCATCCTCGACTATCAAGATCCGCTCGATCCGAACGATACGCTGATCGTTATCCGTTCGCTTGTACCGGGTGGTGTGGCACAGCTTGACGGCCGACTCATACCCGGAGatcgtttgctgtttgttaaCGATACGATCCTCGAGAATGCTTCGCTCGATCAAGCAGTGCAGGCACTGAAGGGTGCCCCGAAGGGTGTAGTACGCATCGGTGTTGCGAAACCATTGCCGATGCAGGATTCCTCCCTTGCCGGACCACCACCGTTCGATGAGAAGAGTTTGACCGAGAGTGGAAATGGAGCGATCGGTTCCGGTAGCGGCAAGATGCTGTCACTAGCGAAGCCAGATATAATAATGGAATGA